A genome region from Equus caballus isolate H_3958 breed thoroughbred chromosome 19, TB-T2T, whole genome shotgun sequence includes the following:
- the OR5K24 gene encoding olfactory receptor 5K1: MTEENHSLTTEFILTGFADHPELKTLLFLVFLAIYLITMVGNLGLVALIFKERRLHTPMYIFLGNLALMDSCCSCAITPKMLENFFSEDRMISLNECMAQFYFLCLAETANCFLLAAMAYDRYVAICSPLQYHTMMSRKLCIQMTTGAYIAGNLHSMIHVGLLFRLTFCGSHQINHFFCDVLPLYRLACVDPYVNELMIFIFSGSFQVFTITIVLISYFCILFTIFKMKSKEGRGKALSTCASHFLSVSIFYGSLLSMYIQPNSVKEGDKDILIAIFYTIVIPLLNPFIYSLRNKEVINVMKKVMKIAS; this comes from the coding sequence ATGACTGAGGAAAATCACTCCTTGACAACTGAGTTTATCCTCACAGGATTTGCAGATCACCCAGAGCTGAAGACCCTTTTATTCCTGGTGTTCTTGGCCATCTATCTGATCACCATGGTGGGGAATCTTGGTTTGGTGGCACTGATTTTTAAGGAGCGGCGTCTTCACACACCGATGTACATCTTTCTGGGCAACCTGGCTCTGATGGATTCCTGTTGTTCCTGTGCCATTACCCCCAAGATGTTAGAGAACTTCTTTTCTGAGGACAGAATGATTTCCCTCAATGAATGCATGGCACAATTTTACTTTCTCTGCCTTGCAGAAACTGCAAATTGCTTTCTCCTGGCAGCAATGGCCtatgatcgctatgtggccataTGCAGCCCACTGCAGTACCACACCATGATGTCGAGGAAACTCTGCATTCAGATGACCACAGGGGCCTACATCGCTGGAAACCTGCATTCCATGATCCATGTAGGGCTTCTGTTTAGGTTAACTTTCTGTGGGTCTCACCAAATCAAtcactttttctgtgatgttCTTCCATTATACAGACTTGCTTGTGTTGACCCTTATGTCAATGAATTgatgatatttatcttttcagGGTCATTTCAAGTCTTTACAATTACCATAGTCCTAATCTCTTATTTCTGTATCCTTTTcacaattttcaaaatgaaatccaAAGAGGGAAGAGGCAAAGCCTTATCTACGTGTGCATCCCACTTTCTGTCTGTCTCAATATTCTATGGTTCTCTTCTTTCCATGTACATTCAACCAAATTCAGTTAAAGAAGGGGATAAAGATATACTCATTGCAATTTTTTACACAATAGTGATTCCTTTATTAAATCCTTTTATTTATAGTCTAAGAAATAAGGAAGTAATAAATGTTATGAAAAAAGTTATGAAGATAGCTTCATAA